The DNA sequence AACTTGATTAATTTGATTTGCAATGCTATTCTTTAGTAGAAATGAAAGTTCTATGGAATGGTACTCTGTCTAGTCCCTTTCTTTCGACCAGAAGTATCAGATAAGGAGATCCCATGTTCTCCTAcctatatgtatatattatgcATGAAGATATtatctcaaatcatctcagtgGCAGTAAATCATAAATTTTGGGAACAAATTGCCCTAAACATAGATGGTGTATAACTATCCTACCTTTACTTTACAGATGATATATTATTATCGTCCCTAGATCATGTTGAAATAGTGAGAGGTATTTTGGACTTATTTAGACGGTGTCCAGGTCAAAAGGTAAGTTATAAGAAATCAAGTGTCTTCTTCTTTATCAATGTATGTTTGGCAAGAGAGGTAGAATTTGATCAAGCTTGCAAAAATTAAATATGGGGAGAATGCCATGCCAATCATCAAGAAGTTCAATCTTGTTCGAATACTTGGAAGGGTATCACGCAAGTATGGCCCAAATTTAAAAAGAATCTAGTGTGACGAACCAGTGATGGTAATAGCACTCGGTTTTGAAAAGATCATTGGATTCTGGATGTTAATAAACTTGAAGACTTTGCTCAACTAGATATATCAAAAGATATGCTAAACGACATGGTCAATGAATATACAGCAAGTAGCAATTGGAATTTAGGTAAAATTGAGGAGGTTTTAGGAGAGGATTAGGTCACTGTTTTCTCATCCTTGAAGGCTCTAGGAACAAGTTTGGGGATGATAAGTAGCGTGGCTTCTTAATCCCAATGGTAAATTTAGCATAAAGTAAGCATGCTCCTTTTACTCAAATCCACCTGAGGACTCAAATGTTGATTTATTTTTGAGATTTTGAAAAGTTGAAGACTTCTAAAGGTTGCGCACCTTTTTTTTGGCTAGTTGTTAATAAAGTCCTTTTGCCAAATAAGGTTCGAACCTGCAGGCACATGATCTATGAGAATATTTTTTCGATTTGTCGTTTTTCTTCATTGACTTTGCTCCACGTCCTTCGCGAAtgcagaattgtaaataatATGTGAAAGAGCATGGACACTTCATTGAGTTCCGGTATATTCTTTAACTAACCTATCTCTTTTCTGGTTGTTAAAGAACTTATCATCTCAATCCCAGTACCAAATCATTTCTTGACCCTTGTTGTTTACTTACATTCTATGCTCTCTTTGGTATCATTATAACAAGCACATTTTTGAGAGAGACAATGCAGTAGATGAAGATAAGATCCATGATTTGACAGTGTACTTAGCTAAAGAGTATAACTCAACCCATGAACAGATAGCTCGGATAAGAAAAAGAGTTGGGTGCTTTactgaaaaataaatttgttgGATCCCCCAAATCCTCTTTTCATTTAGCTAAATTCTGATGATTCTGGTACAAAAGACGATCAGGTGGCTTATGATGGTATATTAAGAAATCATGAAGGAAAGTTTTTGGCTTGCTACCGTGTGAATCTAGGGAGCTATACGATGACTGTAGTAGAGTTCTGAGGTATTCTGTTGAGTTTGGACTTAGCTTTAAACTTTAGCTACATGAATATTTGTATGGAAATGGATTTTAAAGTAACAGTTAGCCTCTACCTTCAAGAAACCATAGAGTTGCACTCTACAACAGCGTTAGTTTTGAATATTAAAGAGCATTGCAGTAGGTTAAGTAATTGAAACATCCATTATGAGTTTTGAAAAGCAAATGTTTATGTAGATAGATTGACCTGATAAGGATATAAAGGGGTGTGCATGTCTCGGTCCGATCTGAAGACCTGGTCCAGTCCCAAACACtttagggactaatttggtgtgatttcacTGGGTCTAGGGTCGGGTAAGAGTCTCAAAAATATATCCGatcattatttcgggtcgggttCGGTTTATGTCTCGGGTCACCCTAAATCGGCCCGGTCAttatacacaattaatattttgtgttattagtgatggatgatgactattcttatgtggagtttaagtattgtaaaccttaatattttgtgttattagttattataagactataagttaatgttttatgtttaaaatgcataagattttagactgatgcataatattattttatttgtattgatttaaatatttggtgttattagacaatattagtattgattatggttatactttaattttagagaagagttggttcttgttatatttttcaaaatgaattttatcatgttaaataatggttggagtcttgaaaatttggatattttcacaTGCTAACTTATAAGAAGGTATAAAAGTAGTGTAATGTTAACGACCCGATTTTTACCCGATATAATTATGGTCCGAAAGTGTATAAATTTTATCGGGTCTAGGATCGAGTTCGGATCTAATAAATAAACCGGTATATATTTTGAGTTGGATTTGAGTCACATCAAATCCGATTTCACCCGACACATACACACCCTAATATCAACTTCAACCGAAATatcattttatcttttttattccTTCGTGTATTTCTTTAAGTTTTTATGCAGCCTTTATTAAAATTGCATTTTCTAGCAtaatttctatttatttatttattttttggattttatgccCCGTTgtctataaataaaaaattcttctaATTCAAAGGGTTTCGAGTTACAAAAATActtctttgaaattttaatgTAGAAAATTactatttaaaattaaactatttaaGTTTCAGTATATTCATTAGgtaaaagattaattttttttattttaaaataattatcaatTTAAATAGAGTGATGCATCAATAAAGTTGGTGTATCTTTTCTACaagtatattaatatttttattgtgcTCCTTCTGTTTCAAATTAATTGTCTTTTTTAGTTGTTCATAATTATTTaaacaattattaaattttattagaaattatGAACAATCAAAAGCGATGAGAGACAAAAATTTATCCGATCTTATTTTTTCTCTCCAGTACTTACCAATATTCTATTTAGTCTCTAACATTTgtattaagttttttttttttaacgtttgaaatgttttatttttattttaatcgtcttattttattttattttagtcttgtgatcaaaattttttttactctaaaaatactctttttttcattatgattttttttttgttaataacaacaaaaattataattatattgatTAAAGCGGTTGTTATAGTGATTTGAGagtaaaaataacaaaagaataaaagagaagataatgataaaaaaactaaaaaataataataaaaaaacggTTTGATTTTGgccaaataacaaaaataaaaaataaaatgtttgaggtaaaaaaataaaatattttaaacgttagaaaagaaaataaaagttaacGGAAATATATATTAGCaactaaaatagtaatttatcattttttaatatGCTCTTTCTATTTTATAGTGGAGAATAcaatagaaaaacaataattgATGACCTCTCGAAGTTAAAATGTGACACTTAACAATATGATTTAGATGTGAGGCAAATGTTAAAGTTAATGATTAAAAAAAGTTTTgtataaaaaagatataaagtGTAAATTTccaataaatttattaaaataaaaatgttaaaatattttaatgaaaATAATGTTAACATGTATTCGACACATCTTAGCTAAAtctttaatcataaaaaaatgaaaagaaacacttcaattaaaataaaaaggaaaatattttatttaatagaaATTGCTAACCTCAAAAGCTTCATACTAAAGCTAGCATACAACATAGTTTTTTTTGCATAGAAGACTCCTTTCTTTATTTCTTAACTTTTAGATTTATATCTTTTGCAAAAAACCTTCAttcctaataaaataatataaattaactaaaaactaaaaaataaatggtcaaattagtctctaaaagattatttattcatttttcaaattggtcatcgaaagattttttttaatcaaattcattttttaaagattttaaattagtcCCATTAGTCCTTCTATCACTTTGTTTGTTGATGGTGTCAAAATTTGCTAATGTAAAATATTAAGTAACATCCCAACATACATCTAGGAGTCTTAATTGACTATTAACGTGATtagtttatgaaattagatcaaatcaaaaCTTAATTGAGGAGAGAACTTGAGGCATTGTAAATTTGTAATCTCTTAATTTGGGGTTGATTTGATCTAATGTCATAAACTAATCATGTTAATAGTCAATTAAGACTCTTAGGTATATGTTGAAATGTCACTTAACATGTTACATTGTCAAATTTTGACattatcaataaataaaatgacGAAAAGACTAACatgactaattaaaaatttttgaaagaggaatttaattaaaaaaatatttcgtTGACCAATTTGAAAAACGAATAATTTTTTAGAGACTAATTTGACCATTTACTCAAAAACTAAAAGTTCAATGTTGTTATTAATTTGTTAAAGGAGAGTGAATGGAAACTTATTTGAGGTATTGTTAATAACAGAAATTGAAAGAGCTAAAACTATATAATCAATGTTCCTAAAATAGAATTATAAAATTGTGCAACTTTatgaaaaaagaaagcaagTCTTTTCTCCAAAACATAACGCATTACTTGTTGACCTCTGCATAACAATGGTCTTATTTACTTTAGCATATTTTTTTGGTGCCTAAAATGAAAGAAGAACAAACAAATTTAGCATTTATTTATTCTGAAAAAGTAGtagtatatatatatcataaacAATCTCAACAAAACCTAATATCAAAATATGtggtaaaaaaagaaaaaaattatttaaacaagaatttgaaaagaaaaaaaaaattcttaaccgACATTACCTGCTACTCTGTTTTGGTAGGTCTagtagtttattttctttaaactCATTGAAACTCTAAACCAAGTTAGTATTGAATAACACAATACACCAAGTTGTGGTTTTGCTGTCTAATAATTTTGGAAGGTGTGTCTTAAAACATTTTCCAATTCCATGTTCGTCCTAACATTGCTGGCATCTTGTTAAAATCTCATATGGTAGTGAACTAGTGATTCAAGTAGACAACATTCtataaactaatttaatagATTTGAAGATTGTTAATATACATTACCCACGCCACTCACACAAGATTGTGACAAAGTAAAACAAGTAAGTGATGGGCAAAGAGTCCAATGCTCATGAGAATATTggctttttttatttaaataaaataaatcgatttttaaaattttaccgatttaaatatttaattataattttattggTATAAAAAGcgaaaatataaattatgatGAGATTGAATTTGTAACTGATGGACAAAAAATCCAATATTCAgcaaatcctaaatcctaaatcctaaatttaAAATGgtgtcaaattttttttctgaaTTTCGCTTTTGTTGACAGCAAAAACCAAGAAGAAAAAATGCATCAGTTTGCGCTTTTACTGCAAGCGAAAAACGGGATAATAGCAGCTATAAATAGCAGGCCTTTTGCCAATGTTCCGTTCCAAACTAAATCATTTGCAAATTTTCATTTCTGTGAGAGGGAGAGAAGAGCAGCATTAAAGACTTAGTAGCGTTTGTTTTAAGGTTTGTTGGTTAGAAACTGgtattaaaatttcagtattatagaaaactaaaatttttaaacaaaaatactgaaactttaataacattttatatttaaaataccTTCATtccaataaattaatttcaactttatctttgtacaaattaaattagaattttatttttattttaatttctgtcTCCTATTTTACATCAAATACAATACTAaaacttattttaatttatatctttCAGTCTCAGTCAAGACGCTACCTTAGAAAAGTGGAAGAGATGAGAAGAAAAGTGGGAGAAAATGCCGTGTAGTAATAGACTAAAATGAGGACATATATATTGCGAGCATGGTACACGAATTTAAAGAGAAGTTCCATTTTCGCTGTCATGGTACACGAATTTAGATGAAAATTTCTCCTTAATTTCACTGGCTACAGTGGCAAAAATGCTGTTTTGGATCtagcatttaaaaaaaaaaggacttgtgtaaaaatcaaacaaataaaaaaaactcaacgttaaaactgaaaaaaataATGATCCATACTATATCAGTTCCGGAAATAAatcttctcaattttttttcaatttagaaAATGAAATACAATTTTTAACCTTTAATACTTTCTCTCTCGCATTTTTGTTTAattctatttataaaattaatattaaaaaattacagTTTATCCcctaaaatgaaaaaaaaaaagaaaaagagaaaatccATTCTCATCAGTTACCATGGCACAAAGAACTAAATGACTAACATACCATTATATACACACCATTGTTACCATTAATTCTCAGAGTAGAGTGAATTTAATTAGTGCATCTTAAAACTGGATCTCTTTAGTCCTCAACTTGCTACTATCATTTGGTGCGTAACTTTTGCACTCCTACTTTCGCACATCTCTACAAACCTGTCTCTTAAATTCGCAAACTGTGGAACTTTAAGAACATATGAAAAAACCAAGCCAACACTCACTAATCAAGAATATAATCTTCATAGAAAATAGCCCACATAAAATATCGAATATCATTTGGTCCTAACACCGTCTCAACCAAAATTCTGCTCAGAAGTTACAAATACAAACGATAATAATAAAACTCTTATCAAAGAAACAAAAATCAGCTGTGAAGAAATCTACCGGGATCTGATATTCAGAACCTGCAAATACAAGGATTGTACACAATAAGAACAAGGTAAATACACCTAGTACAATTAATTAAAGCAATTATAAAAAAGAACTTTTCGAGTATACAACACAGCATATATACACAATCACTGAATGTTAGGTGAGAAGAAAAGCAACTAGCAACCATTAGAACAGCAATATGTAATCTAACATGGGAGCATTTACCATGGAAGGAATAGAAAAGGAAAAAGGGAAATCAGATCAAGGGGGAAAATATATATCATCATAGGCAGTTTACCTTAGATGTTGCTTGGATACATAAATACTCTTACACGTGCTCCCTGCATTAGAACAAAACTCATTCAGTATACTGCCAAAATAGAACATATGTAAAATAGAACTAAATATGGCATGCAATTACCATGGATTTCGGTGGAAGATTTGACTTGAATTTTGCACGAACAATACCACTGTTACCGTGAGgccttgtaaccttgccccaaATACAGCGGTAATGagttccattcttcttcaccttAGCCTTGTAGATGTAAGCCATTTTCTTACCAGCATACCATGCTACCTCTTCCTTGGTATTCACTCCCTCAATTTGGATAAGAGATGTGTTTGGGTACTGGTTTGACTTGGATCTGAATGAAACACACCAAATGTATAAATAGATGGATAAATTTGGCAGAGAACTAACAATACCAGTGGCAATAAACTTTTTACCTTTTGTATCCAAGGATTGTACCCCTCACGTAGAGTCTAAAAACAAGacaaaaaagtgaattataagcttaatatacataaaaaataatcattaaattaatttgaacaACGGACCAATACCATTAATGAATGGAATTAACAACAATATTATGTATTCACTATTCAGTCAATAACCTAGTGTTGTGGAGAAAATTCATCCAcgatggaaaaaaaaaatttaacaggTTTCATAACCGGAAGATTAATACTCCACCAATAAGCATAGTTCTTCCTAGTTGATTCAAACAAACATTCCTAAATCTTCCACGAAATCCTCACACTTAAATCATATATTCGCATTCAAATTAGTAGCACGAAGATGATTAATACAGGAAATACCACAGTTCAATCTACTACTTCATGTGCATTCATACACATAGGAATTCATTTCGGTGATCCTGTAATTCAGTAATCTCTAACGACCGATAAAATTTTCCAAAAATGTCAATGCTAGAAGATCGAGCAGACATCACACAAAAGCCgtttaaaagaagaaaacaaaaaacgCGCAGCTAACTATTGAAGACAATTGGGGAAAACACAGAACAAGTGATTAAGAAACTGAGGAGCTGGAAGAAAACCTGACGCGTTCTCCCTGGCGACCCTTCACCATCGTTGCTTGCTTGTGGAAGCTGACTCACAGAGTGCGATGAAGCAGAGATGCGGCGTAACCCTAAATTCCTTCGAAAAATGAGATTTTAGGGTTTTATAGGGAATGCTCTAAATTGAAGGGCCTCATGGGTCAACCATTGTTTGGGCCTGATGAGCCTCTTGGCTTTTATAGGTCTGTTTTGCTTTTGCCCAAAAATACTTAATTGTTAATACCAAAAAGAAATCTCAACAATTATTTAATCACATACTTTTcttgacccaaaaaaaaaacaaatctaATCACATACTTTttggttgaaaattttaattaatgtgtAACTGgtggataataataataataataataataataataataataataataataataataataataatatatcatTATTCTTTATCTGGGATGAAATATTcgaattttttgaatgaaaatattttttttaaaaaattaaattctttacGGTATGAGTTCTTTTCTTCATAGTTCATATATTATTGTcgtacaaaataaaaaatacttataaTTTATTCCGAAAAAAGATGTCTGAAAAAATGTACTATAGAAGTATAGAACTATAGAAATGTATGCTTAGCCTTTAGTCGTTACTCATTAGGTGgataattcaatttaaaaatgttatgtgttcaagtatttttattaattaaattaactaagttattaaaatttaaactttagttatgttcttttttttttagttatattctttttttttttatttttctcctcTTTTAATATCGTTATCGTCGACACAATAACTCTATCGCTACTATTGTCACAACTTCTTTAATGTATTGTtgttattctttttttcttctttttctttgtgaaTTGGATGTATTTTTTTAGTgaaattaaaaatgtaaaaatactttttatattatttttttatgctcAATATTTATGTTATTATATGTGTGAATTTGTGTGCTATGTTGAACAAAAATATGTATTATCTATCATGCTAAAATATTTGTGTgctataataaattataatttctttaagaaaaaagtatgaaaagataataaatttaatgtacaatatgtacaatagaaataaaattaaaattataataagttaataattaatttaaataatttctCGTAATTtcgaattttaaattttaaataaataagaatttagTTATGGAAAAGTTACGTATTTCTCCATTTTATGCGTACGCCCAATTTGAAATTGGACCTCCACGAGGAACTCCATAAACCAAAGATCCTCGCGCGGAGCCCCGGAGTTCTACCCTGACCTTGTTGTACTCAACATCGTCCCCTCCATCGTCAACCTCCTTAACCACGACAATGCTGACATCGCCATCTACGTCGTTTAGCTCCTCCAGCACCTCACTGACGAGGATGTCCTCAACGACAATGATAAACCGGCTAAGGTTTTAGTTGATGCTTTGATAGAGAACAGTGTTATCGAGCTGCTGGTGCAGGTTCTCCACTGGCTCAATGATTCTGATCCTGACGACTTTGCTGTAGTTTACCCGACGCTTGCAAAGATAGAGAATATGATAGAAGTGAAGCTGACAGTGGCAGAGTTAGTTTGTAAGAAGACGAAGCTAATGAAGTGGTTGCTCGAGAAGATTAAGGTATGATTACTTCAGTGAAATTAAATTAACGAGCTCCGTAATTGGATATTCAATTCACTAAATACgtagatggttattttaattcttaatttgatggttattttgtttaatttagtttaagTATATACAAGTAACAAATGCTAGATGGTCATTTCACTAGGTAGTCGAATGATTATTTTGATGGCTGGTGAGAGAGCTTCTAACACTGGAGAGGCGGGATTATTGATGATGTGGGATAGGAGACGGTTTGGGGGTAAGGTGTTTAGGTAAGTTTCTTTGGTAAATTAGGGTTAtgatggttaatttttttgaaataactgtttatttttttcttatattcgGCCAAATTCAAAACCcattattgtacacattgtCAAGATTTTTCATTG is a window from the Arachis stenosperma cultivar V10309 chromosome 3, arast.V10309.gnm1.PFL2, whole genome shotgun sequence genome containing:
- the LOC130967453 gene encoding 60S ribosomal protein L35a-1-like; translation: MVKGRQGERVRLYVRGTILGYKRSKSNQYPNTSLIQIEGVNTKEEVAWYAGKKMAYIYKAKVKKNGTHYRCIWGKVTRPHGNSGIVRAKFKSNLPPKSMGARVRVFMYPSNI